The Solidesulfovibrio sp. genomic sequence GCATGACGGAAACCGGCGAGATCCGCCGTTTCGGCGCCACCCTCAAGCACCAGAAGGCCGGCTTCGGCGCCAATGTCATGGTGGCCTGGTACGTGCCCGAGGAAGACGTGGACCGCCTGGGCGCGATGATGGCCAAGCGCCCGGAAATCAGCCACTGCTACCACCGCGTCAACTGCCTGGACTGGCCCTACAACCTCTACACCATGATCCACGGCCGCTCCCAGGAGGCCTGCCGGGCCGTGGTCGCGGCCCTGTGCCGCGAAACCGGCCTGGACGACTACGCCATGCTGTTCAGCCTCAAGGAACTGAAAAAAGTCAGCATGCGTTATTTCTAGAGCCCGTCCGCCCGTTGCGCCAGCCCGGGCCGCGCGAGGCCGGCCGTGGCGACAAGGTTCCATCGGCGTTCCTCCCCGCTTTTCCCTCTGTCCTCTTCGGCCGCCTGGCCATGCCACATTCCGTCGCCTTCCCTGATGGGGCGGGTTCCCTTTGATCGTGTTGCGACGTTTTCCCTACAAGGCGGTTGGACCTTGGAGAGGGAAACGCTCCTCCATGCAGCAGCCTGCTCGAGATTGTCCACTTCATATTGCAAATCTTTCGGGTCGTTACCGTATGGGGCGTGCAATGAATTCTGTCAGCGTATGAGATCAATTTACCACGTCTCGGGCGCATGACGAAATGCGGAATGTTGTTTAAGGATTGACGGGATGCAGGTTTTTCAATATTCTTAGAACAAGAGTGTCTTGTGTCTGCTCTCTATATTGATAGCCAGGATCGTTGCATGGGAGAGGCGGTATGAAAATTACTTTTCGGGTCGTGCTCATTGTCTTCGTTTTACTCTTTCCTGTCATTTCATTTAGTGCCGATGGAAGCGTCAAGTGGCGATACTACGCAAATGGCACCATGCCTATGATGCCGACTGTTCCTGACTTCGGATCAAACGCATATTTCGCTTCAAATGATTACTTGATCGCAGTGAACTATGGGTCCGGCAATTTGGTTTGGAAGCAACAAATTCCATCGACAAGCTCATTTCCCA encodes the following:
- a CDS encoding Lrp/AsnC family transcriptional regulator encodes the protein MSGTGAATALSDLDREILKRVQGTLPDSATPYADIAAAVGTDEAHVLGLLSRMTETGEIRRFGATLKHQKAGFGANVMVAWYVPEEDVDRLGAMMAKRPEISHCYHRVNCLDWPYNLYTMIHGRSQEACRAVVAALCRETGLDDYAMLFSLKELKKVSMRYF